The nucleotide sequence GCCGCCGAAGCCGCCCATGCGGTGGCGCGCGCGCCGCTGTTCGGCGTGACAGCGAGCGGCTGCCATGTCGACGGCCGCGCCGTGATGCGGCGGGTGCGCGAGGAACGCGACCGCTTCGCCGGCTTCGTGGTCGATTCGGTCGAGGCCTGGCCGGCGGAGCACAGACTGCGTGGTCCAGCGCGCTTCGTAGCGCCCCATTTGCTGCGGGTGGGCGATGACCTCGAAGTGGAGGCCAGTCGCATCGTGATTGCTACCGGTTCCAGCCCGGTCGTGCCGCCTGGCTGGCGCGAGTCGCTGGGCGACCGGCTGATCGTCAGCGATGACGTGTTCTATTGGGACGACCTGCCGCGCTCGCTAGCCGTGGCGGGCGCCGGCGTGATCGGCCTCGAACTGGCTCAGGCCCTGTCGCGGCTGGGCGTGCGGGTGCGACTCTTTGGCCGCAATGGCAGCGTCGGCCCCTTGTCCGACCCGGCCGTGGTGGATGCGGCGCGCGCCATCTTCACCAGCGACCTTCCTTTTTCGGCCTATGCCGAACAACTGCAACCGACACTGCAGGACGGCCAGGTAAGGATGTCCTTTTCGGAACAGGGCGTCGAGCGAGAAGAGTCGTTCGATTACCTGCTGGTGGCGGTGGGCCGCCGGGCCAACCTGCATGGGCTGGACCTGCAGCATGCCGGCCTCGGGCTGGAGGAGTTCGGCGTGCCCAAGGCCGACCCCAACACCGGTCAGATCGGCGGCAGCCACATCTTCATGGCCGGCGACGCCAGCGCCAACATGCCGCTGCTGCATGAAGCCACCGACGAGGGCGCGATTGCCGGCGCCAACGCAGGCCGCTATCCGCATGTGCAAAGCCGCCTGCGCCGCGCGCCGCTGGGTATTGTCTTCACCGATCCGCAAATGGCCATCGTCGGCGGCGGCCATGCGGCGCTGACAACGCGCGGCAGCCGCTTCGAAACGGGAGAGGCCAGCTTCGAGGACCAGGGACGCAGCCGGGTGATGGCGGAAAACCGCGGTCTGGTCAGGGTCTACGGCGAGGTCGGCAGCGGCCGCTTCCTGGGTGCGGAAATGGTCGGCCCGGCTGCCGAGCACATCGGCCACCTGCTGGCCTGGGCGCTGCAGCAGCAGCAGACCGTGCAGCAGATGGTGGACAGCCCGTTCTACCATCCCACCGTGGAAGAAGGCCTGCGCAGCGCCCTGCGCCAGCTGGCGCGCAAGCTCAAGCCGGTGCAACTGGACATGGAAAAATGCCGCGACTGCACGCCGGGGACGTAAGGCGTTATCGCCAGCGCGGCGCCGGTGCTGCAATATGACCTGCCTCCAGCAGCCCACGCGTGAAGCGGCAAAACTCTGCATGACTGTCGATCAGGGAGCCACACAAAAACCATATGCCGATTCCTTGGACTGAAAGGATGCGATATGTTCAAGGTTCCAATAGCAGCTTGCGTACCGCTGGTGGCGATGGCCCTGGCATCGCTGGGTACCGTGCAGAGCGCGCATGCAGACCCTTCCGTGAAAAAGGGCATCGACCCTCTGACCCGAGCTGGAGCAGGTCAAGCGCGGTTATGAAATCATCCCGCCCGGCGTCCAGCTGAATCTGGCTGGCAAGAATCGTATCCTGGTCGGCCTGGGCAGCTATGTGGTCAATACCTCGGGATGCAATGACTGCCATACCGATCCGTCGTACATGCCCACGGGCGACCCTTTCAAGAGCTTCCCGGAACTGGTCAATTACCAACAGTACTTCACCAGCGGCCGCACCTTCGGCCCTGCCCTGACGGCGCCGAACCTGCCCCCCGACGCGAACGGCAGGCCGGCCTGACACTGGTGGAGTTCATATAGACCCTGCCCACCGGAGACAATCCGCATGACGCGCCCGGCGAGATCCTGCAGGTGATGCCGTGGCCCGTGTACGGGAGGAAAACCGACCGCGATCTGACCGCGATGTATGAATTCCTGCGGTCACTTCCCTCGCTGCCCGACAATCCCAACCCTGGTCCCTAGCGCCTTGAATGCAGCCGGGCATCATCGGCTGGCAAGCCGATGATGCCCGGCTTTATGGCACATCCGCATGCCGCCTGCACAGTGGGCATGGCATGCAGGCAGCACGAATACCCTTTCCCCTTAAGGCGCCTTGACCGTGATGGCGATGCCGCTGAAGTAGGCCGCCACCAGCGCGATGTCTTGGTCCGAAAGGTTCTTGGCCATGGTGTTCATCATTTCATTCTCGCGCTTGCCCGATTTGTAGTCCTTCAGCGCCTTGACCAGATAGCCTTCATTCTGCCCTGCCAGATTGGGTGCGTCCGGCACCTTGGCCAGGCCGTCGGCGCCATGGCAGACGAAGCACTGGCCGGCCTTGGCCTTGGCGGCGCCCATGTCAGCGGCCAAGGCCTGGCCGCTGCCGGCAGCCAGCAGCGCCCCCAGCAGCAAGGCACCCGCCCGCTTATTGCCCGGCATAGGAAACCCGGTAGATCGCACCGGCGTAGTCATCCGACACCAGCAGCGAGCCATCCGGCAGCGTCGCCAGATCCACCGGCCGGCCTAGGTATTCCTTGTTCGGCGTCAGCCAGCCATCGGCAAATACCTCGGTCTTGTCGGCGGTGCCATCCGCCTTTAGCGAGGTGTACATCACCCGGGCGCCCACTGGCGTGGTACGGTTCCATGAGCCATGCTGCGCGCTGAAGATGCCGCCCTGGTATTTCGCCGGGAACATCGAGCCGCGATAGAACGTCATGCCTAGGTCGGCTGCATGGGCGGCCATTTCCACCTGCGGGAAGACCACGTTTGCCGGCGGGTTGTCGTCCTTGTATTCCACCGTGCGCACCTTGCCGCCACCATACCAGGGAAAGCCGAAATGCTGGCCGGCCTTGGTGGCGCGGTTGATTTCGCCCGGCGGCGTGTCGTCACCCATGCCGTCGACCTGGTTGTCGGTGAACCAGAGGGTCTTGTCCTTGGGATTGAAGTCCAGGCCCACGGAATTGCGCACGCCCTGGGCAAATACCTCCCGGTTCTTGCCGTCCCGGTCCATGCGCAGGATGCCCATCATGCCGGTCTTGCCATAGATCGCCAGCTTTTCCTTGGCCGGCACGTTGAACGGATTGCCCATGGTGATATAGAGCTTGTTGTCCGGACCGATGCGGCAGGCGCGGGCGCCGTGGTTGAAGCTCTCCTCTTCCACCGGGATCAGCTGTCCCTGCGGCACCACGGCCGCCGCCGCCACATCCGGCCCTTCATAAAAAAATTCCGCGGCCGGGAATGCCAGCACCCGGTTGTGCTCGACCAGATACAGGATGCCGTCGGGCGAGAAGCACACGCCGTTCGGCACCTTCATGCTGATGGAGGGCGAGAACGGTTTGACTTCGTCCGCGACCCGCGACTTGGCACGGTCGGTCACTGCCCAGACCTGGGTCTTGCGGGTGCCGACGAAGAGGATGCCGGTCGACGGCCCCACCGCCATGTGACGCGCATCCGGGACGATGGCATACAGGTCGATCTTGAAGCCCGGCGGCAGTTTGACGTTCTTCAGGTTGTTCCGAATGGCATCAGCCTTGGCGCCCGTCTGGGGAATGGTCTCCATATTGAGGTTGGCGCCGGTGGACTGGAAGTTTTCCAGCTTCTTCATGTTGTCTTGCGCCGTGGCAGCCAGCGGCAAGGAGAGCGCAACGACCGAGGCGACGATAGGACCCTTGATGTTCATCTTGTCTCCATCTGAGTTTTGAGTATTTGTAGTGACATCATGCATTACTACAAGTCAGCCTAATCTGTGTCTTCCGTTCAAGGTTTGAAGAAAATCAACTCTTCCTGCTGGTGTTTGCAGATAACGCAATTCAGCCACAAAACTTCTGCGCTATCTGAACGTCTCACAAGAGCCGCGGTATGGCGTTTCGCCAAGCGGATCGAAAACGCTCATGCGGATAATGGCAACCCGGCAGATACTCACTCGCGCTTTCCCGGAGGCTTGCATGAACACTTCAGTACCTCGCACCGCCGTCGCAGCCCTGCTGCTGGCAGGATCGCTTTCCGTCACCGCATGGGCACAGCAATCGCCATCGACGAGAGGAGAAACCGCCAACACCCTGACCGGCGGTGCCGAGGCCGCTCCGACTGACAAGGCAACGCCAGGCAGTCCGGACAGCGGCGCCGCAAGAAGCACACAACCGCAAACATCCGGCTCCAGCGCCACCGGAAACACGCTCACAGGCGGCGCCGAAGGCACGACGACGGACCGTGGCACGCCTCAAAGCCCTGCCACGAGCGGCAGCGCCGCGACGCCGGCCGGCTCGGCGGCAGGCGGCATGCCGCAGCAGGAAGGCATGGGCACGCAGCAGAAATAACCCTGGAAGCCAAGCTTGCGAAGCAGGATGGCGGGACTAGCCAAGCACCGTCACGACCACGCGCCGGCGCTGCCCGCCGGTGCGGTGCTCCCACAGGTAGATGCCCTGCCATGTTCCTAGCAGAAGGCGTCCGGCGCCGATCGGCACCATGAGGCCGGTATCGGTCAGCACGCTGCGGGCATGCGCAGCCATGTCGTCCGGCCCTTCGGCGTCATGCCGGTAGCCAGGGTCGGCGTCGGGCGCCAGCCGCGACAGGACCGTGTCGAGATCGCGCAGCACGTCGGGATCGGCATTCTCGGTAATGGTCAGGGAACAGCTCGTATGCTGAACAAAGACATGTGCCAGCCCGCACTGCACGCGGGAATCCGCGACAACGCCTGCCACCGCGTCGCTGATGTCCTGCAAGCCACGCCCGGAAGTGGCAAACGTAAGAATGGACTGTTGTGCCATGGAGGATGCTCCTGTCGATGTATTGGGCCAGCCTGTTTGATACCCGAATAATGACCTGATGGCGAGGGCTGCCGTTGCCTTCATCGGCATGGGCCTGTACGAAGATGGCCAAAGGACTACACGGCGGCCTGCTAAAAGGCCCGCGCCTGGAAAGTTCGGATTGCCGCAAGCTGTCGCGCAATCTGACCCGCTACAATCCGGAAACGATTACAGGATTCTCCGCCCTCTATGTCCAGGGCATGCGGTCACTGAAGGAAACAATGATGGCCCCAAGCGCATTCCGCGCCGGGCCGGAGCCCATGGGAAGGACGGTGGCAACAGCGCCTGACTGCCCTGCCAGCTGCGCACAGTCTTGGCTTGAGCCGCACAGGCAGTCCAGCGTCTCCCGACTTTTTCAACCTTTCGAAAGCTGCCATTGAAACTGAGCGCCTCCCTGCCTGCATGGTCCGTCGCCGCACCGGCGCTTGCCTGGGCCCTTCTTGCTGCATCCTATTTCGGGCTGGGTCAGATGCTCGGCGTCTTCTTTACGCTGTTGCTGGTCATTGGCCTGTTTGCCGGCGTGATTGCCGCCGTGTTCCATGCCGAGGTGGTGGCGCATCGGGTCGGCGAGCCCTACGGCACGTTGGTGCTGGCCATAGCCGTGACGGCCATTGAAGTCGCATTGATCGTCTCGCTGATGCTTGCCGGCGGTCCGGAAACGACGGGGCTGGCGCGCGACACCGTGTTCGCCGCGGTGATGATCATCCTCAACGGCATGGTGGGCCTGTGCCTGCTGGCAGGCGGGCGCAAGCACGGCGAGCAGACCTTCGGCCTGTATGGCGTGTCGGCTGCGCTCGCCACGCTGACCGCGATCTCGGTGCTGACGATGGTGCTGCCCAACTATACGACCACGACGCCGGGGCCGGTCTACAGCAGCAGCCAGCTCGCCTTCATCGCCATCGTGTCGCTCGTGCTGTACGGTACCTTCGTGCTGGTGCAGACCGTGCGTCATCGCGATTACTTTCTGCCGGAAGCCGCAGCCGACGAGGAAACCCATGCCGCACCGCCGTCGAGAAAAATGGCGGCCATGAGCGCTGGACTGCTGATCGTCTGCCTGGTGAGCGTTGTGTTGCTGGCAAAGTCCCTTTCGCCGACCGTGGAGGCGGCGGTGGCGGCCGCAGGTGCGCCAAAGGCACTGGTGGGCATCATCATTGCCGCCGTGGTGCTGCTGCCGGAAAGCATCGCTGCCTACCAGGCCGCACGCGCCAACCGGCTGCAGACCAGCCTCAATCTGGCCCTGGGCTCTGCGCTGGCCAGCATCGGACTGACCATCCCCGCCGTTGCCATCGTCTCGCTGATGACAGGCTGGACGCTGTCGCTGGGCATCGACATCAAATCCACCGTGCTGCTGCTGCTGTCCATCATCGTTGCCACGCTCTCGCTCGGCACCGGCCGCACCACAGTCATGCAGGGCACGGTTCATCTGGTGATCTTTGCGGTTTACCTGTTCACCACGATTGTTCCCTGAGCCGGGCTGAGCCTGCCATACGCATGAATCGGCAGCCTGTCGCTGACGCTGCATGCATGCCTTATTTGCCGCGATAGATGGCGCAGAGCTTATGGCCATCCGGGTCCCGCACATAAGCCAGGTGCAACGGTCCCATGCTGCCGTCACGCAGGCCTGGCGGGTCCTCGATCGACTTGCCGCCATGGGCAACGGCAACGTCATGGAATTGCCTGACCTGTTCTGGCGAGCTGCACTTGAAGCCGATGGTGCTGCCGTTGGCGGGCATGGCCTCTTCGCCATTGATTGGCTCGCTGATGGAAAAGGTACTGCCGTCATGCCGGTAGAACAGCCGGGTATGGCCGGAATCGGCCTTGTGGCGCATGGGTTCTCCGGCACCCAGCACGCCGAGCACCGCGTCGTAGAAACGCTTTGAGCGTTCAATATCGTTTGATCCAACCATGATGTGATTGAGCATCCGCTATCTCCTTTGATGCGCCGGCAGGTAGCCGGGCTGAATTATTAACGTGTATCGTGGCTTACCGGGACTGGCGTGGCACGGCGTTCCTGCCTTGCCCAGCTTCGCGACATATTGACCTGTCGTTCAGGGGTAAGCGGCACAGTGTAAGGAACAATGTTCCAGCTTGCAATGAATGTGGCTCGCAATGGGGCGCCGCTGCCAACGACTTCGGCAAAAGCAGCCGATGCATTTTTCCCGCCGTTGACACCTGAAGAAGCGAGGCAAGTAACGGCTGTCATGCCGGTCAGGCAGCAGTACGACCCGCTCATCCTGCGCTTCAAAATGACACGCGGTCCAAGTCATCAAGCCTGATCGAATTCGCTGCAAAGGCGCTGTGAAAGGTTTGCCGGCCGTGTATCACCATTACTTTAGAACGAATAGCGTACGAACAGGGTGGCGGCATGGCGTACATGCTCCGGCTGGGCCAGCGTGCCGCTAGGCTGCACCTGACGATAGGCGGTGACTTCTGCACTGCGGGGCACCTTGATCGACTCCAGGCGCATGCCCAGCGAAAGCGGGACCGCTGCCCACGGGTAATAAAGCAAATCCGCGGCGAAGCCGGTTGCGCTGCGGGTACGGAAGGATGCATCGTCGAGCAAGCCCGAAAAGCTGACCTTCAGGCGTTCCGGTGCGGCCCGTACGATCGCCAGGCTCGCCTCAACCCGACCGCCGCTGCCGACAAGCCAGCGCTGCTCCAGGCCCAACGCCAGGCGCGGCGACCAGCTCCTTTCCCGCAAGCCCACGACATTACCGCTACCCTCGATATCGCGTCGCCAGTGATCCAGCTCGGCATAGCTCACAAGGCGTGCTGACCCATGCAGCCGGTAGCGCGCGCCAAGACGGACCTGCGCCAGCGTGGTACGAGTCTGGCTCCGATAGGCATGCCCGTTTTGCAGGCGGCCGTCATAGTCGAGATCAGCATCGAAAATGCTGGCTGCGGCAAACAGGTCAGTGTCCTCGCCACGATAGTCCAATGCAAGGCCCAGGCCTGGTAGCCAGCCCCGCTCGACCACGAGGCGCTGACCGCGCTCGTTGTACTCGGCAACCCTTGTGCGCCGCAGGCCCAGGTCAACCGCCGCTTGCCACTGTGCCGCCGCGGCGAGCGGCAGCATGGCAGCGAACATGGCCGCCGCATTCGAAATAATTTTGTGCATGAAAAGGATGGCGCCACCTGAAGGTGGCGCCTGGTACGCGGTGGGTCGGAAGATTAATTTAGCGTATCAAACTCGGTCCAGGCCAGTGTGCGGGTCGCGCTGACCGTGCCATCGCCGTTGTCGCTGTAATCCAGGCGTACCGAACTGCTGTTGATGGCGGTGACAGTCACGCTTGCCGGGGCACCGCGAACAATCAGCACACCAGAAGAAGGATGGTCGCTGGAACTGCCGACGACGATAGGCTGAAGAGTCTCCACCGCGAAGGCGTACTGGCCGCCAAGCTTCGGCGAGGTGCCGCTCACGCCGTATTTGCCGGACAGGGAAACAGCGCCATTCGCGTCCGTGCCGCTGAAGCTGTAGTCGCTGAGCCGATAGCTGCCAGTGGTTACGCCGCTCTGGACGACGGAAAATCCAAGCGCGTTGCCTCGTATGCCGATGTTGACCGTATCTGACCCATTCTGGCTTGCCGAGATCGCTATATCGCCGTTGATAGACACGCTCTCATTACCAGTGATAAAGGTGAAATTATCGTACAGGCCCGCCAACGTCATGCTGTAGCGGGTGGAATTGACCGGGTCGCCGGACACTGCAGTGACCTTCAAGCTCAACTTGCCATTAAATGTGGGCAAGCCCGATTCCTTGCAGTTGATGGCCGTGATCGAGGCACTGTCGCCGACGGTCACGCTCTGGTCGCTAGCACTGGATTCGTTGATCGTGATGGAACCGCCGCCGCTGCAATTTTCGGTGTAGGCAGCGCCGGTAATTAATTGGCCGTTCCTGCCACGGAAGCGGGAATAGATAGCAAGCGTTGCATCGCCAAGGCCGAATCGCGTTCCCCTGATCTCGACCCCGCTTGTCAGCGAGCCAGTGACCTGATCCAGGTTCAGCAATTCGCCGACCGGGTCGACTGCAATCGACGCGACTTCCGAATAGTTTGCTTTTGTTATGGCGGCAACCGTCGTGTTCGTGCCATTGGACGTGTTGGGGTTGGCATTGGCCGTGCCGGCATTGCTGCCGTCATTGCCTCCACCGCCTCCGCCGCCGCAGGCGGAAAAGACTAGGGAAAGCATCAGTGCGGCCGGGGCCGTGGCGGCCCAGTTTTTAGTTGTCATGGAATACGGTCAGATGGACATGTATTATTTTTTCCGCGCAATTGAGTTGGTTCTCCAGCGCGGCTCCCTTAGCGATTTTTCGCTATAGAAATTATAATTATCTAGTGACAATTTAGCCATAGCAGTATTGCAAAAAATAAATACTAATTGCCTATGCAAAGACGGTGGTGCTGACGACTATGCCGACAAAGCCCCTAACACCTAACGCCCCGCAAGCCGGCTTTCGTACAGCGCGGCCACCAGGTCTGACTGGGTGACGATGCCGACGAAGCGGTCATCCTCATCCACCACTGGCATGTGATGCAAGCCGAGGTCGGCCATCAGCGGTACCAAGTCGACGATGGGCAGGTCGGCCGGCGCGGTCTTCACCGGCCGTGTCATGATTTGCCCCGCCACTTCCGGCTTTTCCGAATGCAGCATCGGCACCGGACGCAGCAGGCTGCGCAGGCTGTCGCGCAGGTGGTGGAAGTCGACTGGGTCGCTGTGGCGCAAGAAGTCGGAATGGGTGACGATGCCGATCACCCGCCGTGCCCGGTCCAGCACAGGCAGCGCATGCACCCGGTGCTCCTGCATCAGGTGCCAGGCATCGGCCAGTGGCGTGCCGAACTCCACCGTGATGCCGTCGCGCGACATGATGTCGGCGCAGCGGATGATGCCGAAGCGACGGCTGTAGGCCTGCATCTCGGTTTGCACGAACAGCGCTTCGAGGTCGTCGCGGCTCACGTCCAGCACCTGGTTATAGTTGCGCAGCACCGTGTCGAGGTCTTCGGCGGTGAAGCCCAGGCGCTGGGTCGGCGCGATGTCGGCAGTCTTGTGCGGATGCGCCGGCGCCGCGGTCTGGCGGTGCGGGTAGCGCCTGCCGGTGGCATTGTTGTAGAACAGCGCGGTGGCCAGCATCAGCGCCGAGTTCAGCGCCACTGGCGTCAGTGCAAACTGGTAACCCATCGCATGGATGGCTGGACCGCCGAGCACGGCAGTCAGCGCCACGGCGCCGGCCGGAGGATGCAGGCAGCGCATGATGAACATCGCCGAGATCGCCAGGCAGCCGGCAATGGCTGCGGCCAGCGCGATGTCGTCCACCAGCTTCACGCAGGTGACGCCGATCAGCGCCGATATCAGGTTGCCGCCGATGACGGACCAGGGCTGGGCCAGCGGACTGGCCGGCAAGCAGAACAGGAGCACCGCCGAAGCGCCCATTGGCGCGATCATGAAGGCCGCGCCGCTTTTGCCCAGCAGGCCATAACTGACGATAGCCGTCAGCACCAGGCCAAACAGCGCGCCGAGCGCGGCACGCATCTGCTCGAAACGGTTGCCGGCATTGGGCGCGGGCAGGAAGTGGGCCAGATAGGAAAGAAGGCGGCTGAACATGGGCATGAGCGGACGAGACCCGTGACTGGGCGCGCCATTACATCATGCCCGGCCTTGACTTTCAGTTAGCCGGCCGGGCGCGGGTTGATTCGGGTCAGTGATACGGCTCAGTCGATCGCGCGGTGCCAGTAGGTGCGGTAGCGCCGGTTCAAACCTGGCGATGGCGGCGTGATCACCTTGGTGCCGCTAATGGCTGCCTGGTAGCTCTTGCCGTTGATCCTTACCGAGATCGGGATCGGCGTCGGCGGATAGCCGCCGCCGGCGCGCACCTGGTAACGGTCCACCAGGGTCATGGTGCCACTCTGGTTGATGTCGAAGGTGGAAGAACCGTCGAGGTAGCTCAGCATGTAGAGCCGGGCCTCGCCAAGATTGGCCGTGCAGCTGTTGGCCACCGTGGCAGCTGGCGTGTTGGTGCCGAAGATGACCGAACCTGACAGCGTGGTTGAGCCGCTGACGACTTTCTCGCCGGCGGCGAGCCGGATGTACCAGCCGCTCGCCGTCTGCAGCGCCGCCTTGGCCGCTGCCTGCTGGGCAGCATTGCCCACCTGCACCAAGTCGGCGCTGGCGTCGTAGAGCTGGCCTGCAACGCCGGTCGCGCTGTCCACCGCGCCTTCGACAATGGACGTAGCGCGAACCGCGTTGAGCGCGTGGTCGTCCTTGATCATGTAATAGCGGTTCTGGACGTTAGTCTCGAAGGGATGCTCGCGGTCACCTGAGCCGAGCAGCAGAGTGTCGAAGGGATTGGCGGAGGATGCCAGGATCACGTCCGGGGCATAGAGGAACTTGCGGGCGTTGACGCCGCTGCCGCCGAGGGCGGCCAGCTTAGTGACGGTCCAGTTGGCTGGAGAGGAATCGTCGACATTGATGCGCCACAAGTTGGCGCCGCTATCAGCGGCATAGATGCGGTCGACGTAGCGATCGCCGTTCGAGTCCAGTGTCACCACGTTGGCCGGGATGGCGTAGTTCATTCCGGCCACGGTGCTGTTGTACAGCGCCCCGGAAGGTGCGGGGCCGGCTTGCCAGATCGGGTTGCCGGTAACGGCGTCAGCCACCATCACGCCTCGGCCCATGGTAGCAGTCCCCTGAATGGTCGGGTCATTGGCGGCGGAATCGTAACCCAGGCCAAAGATGAGGACCGGATTGGCCTGGTAGCGCAGCTTCGCCACCTTCAGGTCAGACCAGCTTTCGCCCAGCTCGGCATAGCCGCCGCTGGCCTGGCTGCGCTTCCACATGAAGCGCGGATCGTTTGGGTTGCTGATGTCAAGCGCGTAGATCAGGCGGCCGCCGCGCCGCATGGTGATGAACAGGTAAGCCTTGTCGCCGCGAGTGTAATCGATGATGCCGTCGCTGGCGGTAGATTCGGTATAGACCGTGGTCGATCCGTCAACGAAATACGGCTTGGCATTGCTATTCGTGATAACCGGCAGATGGTCGCGCATGCGCTTGAACTTGCTGAAATGCTCGGGTGGAATGAAGGTCCACAACTCGTTGCCGGAGCCGGTGGCCACATCCTGCCCACCCTTGACCGCATGCAGCATGCCGTCATTGGCGCCGTAGAACACCACGATGTCGTTCGCCGTTCTGCCGTAGTTGACGACCGCTGGCCGCGAGTGCAGCACGTCGCCATGGGCAAAGCCCCTGACTGCCGCCGTGCTGACCGGCACTACGGGATTGTCGTCCGACATGGTGTTAGCGCCGCGCACCCAATTAATGATGGCGTCGCGCTCGGCCGAGCTGCCGGCGCCCAGCAGCGATGTGGTAATGCCGGCGTTGCCGGTGGCAAAGGGCGTCACCGACAGTTGTGTGCCGCTGGCGCAGCTGCCGGTGCAGGTGTAGACCTTGCGCGCGTCCAGGCTGGATGGGAAGGTGGTGCGGATATATTGCGCGGCACCGCCCTTTTCCACGAGCTGCCCGTCCGGCGAATCGGAGGCGCCGCCGGCTTCCTGTGAATCAACGTAGTAGCTTGGATCCCAGAAGGTGGATGGCTTGCTCCAGAAGCTGACCGCGGTCGGCAGCACGAAACCGTTCGCCGGATTTTCAGCCGGGTTGCCCAGGCTGTCAGCGAGGAATAGGCTGGGCGGCGTGGTAGCATTATCCACGCCCAGCTGGTATTGCTTCATGTTGCCCACCCAGTTCGGCGCGGCTGTCGCGTCTGGGCGGAACAGGCCGAGGTACACCTGGTTCAGGTAAGTGCCGCGAACGCTGACCGACACGGGCAGCGAGGCCGAAGCGAAGACCGAGTTCACCGCCTCGATGCGGTAGAGGATGTTTTGCAGGGCCAGGGCAAGCGCGCTGTCGCTACCGGCTTGGTAATACTCTCCGCCCCCGTTCCTGGCCATGTTCTTCATCATGCTCGTGAAATCGGTGTTCTGCTGCGCGTTCCAGGCATCGATGGTGAACGTGGTCACGGAGCCTGCCGCGGCGGCGGTGCTGCCGGGCGCGAGGTCGGGCCGCAGGTGCAGGAAGCGAGCCCAAGCCGACTGCACGTCCGGCAACGAGTTGTAGCGATAGGTGGTAAGCGTGGTTGCGGCCGGGTCGGTTGCGGCCGGCACTGGCGGCAGCTGGCCCTGGCGGTTGTTGCCGATGAA is from Noviherbaspirillum sp. L7-7A and encodes:
- a CDS encoding PilC/PilY family type IV pilus protein, whose amino-acid sequence is MKSIKLIHLLACAILATLSFACAADDTEIFNVPTGNTAPASNIIFILDNTANWSKASQHWSGSSTQGEAELLAIKNFVAGLTKPTNVSLMMFDTKTRDGGYVRFGMRDMSVAANNQALQRIVGAIDVNSPDEKINQSSGNYANTLYEAWLYITGQQSWAGMADNADYAGNSNSLTASAKGLGSGFAYQGSANRSRYNSPILDGSCGKTYIIFIGNNRQGQLPPVPAATDPAATTLTTYRYNSLPDVQSAWARFLHLRPDLAPGSTAAAAGSVTTFTIDAWNAQQNTDFTSMMKNMARNGGGEYYQAGSDSALALALQNILYRIEAVNSVFASASLPVSVSVRGTYLNQVYLGLFRPDATAAPNWVGNMKQYQLGVDNATTPPSLFLADSLGNPAENPANGFVLPTAVSFWSKPSTFWDPSYYVDSQEAGGASDSPDGQLVEKGGAAQYIRTTFPSSLDARKVYTCTGSCASGTQLSVTPFATGNAGITTSLLGAGSSAERDAIINWVRGANTMSDDNPVVPVSTAAVRGFAHGDVLHSRPAVVNYGRTANDIVVFYGANDGMLHAVKGGQDVATGSGNELWTFIPPEHFSKFKRMRDHLPVITNSNAKPYFVDGSTTVYTESTASDGIIDYTRGDKAYLFITMRRGGRLIYALDISNPNDPRFMWKRSQASGGYAELGESWSDLKVAKLRYQANPVLIFGLGYDSAANDPTIQGTATMGRGVMVADAVTGNPIWQAGPAPSGALYNSTVAGMNYAIPANVVTLDSNGDRYVDRIYAADSGANLWRINVDDSSPANWTVTKLAALGGSGVNARKFLYAPDVILASSANPFDTLLLGSGDREHPFETNVQNRYYMIKDDHALNAVRATSIVEGAVDSATGVAGQLYDASADLVQVGNAAQQAAAKAALQTASGWYIRLAAGEKVVSGSTTLSGSVIFGTNTPAATVANSCTANLGEARLYMLSYLDGSSTFDINQSGTMTLVDRYQVRAGGGYPPTPIPISVRINGKSYQAAISGTKVITPPSPGLNRRYRTYWHRAID